One window of the Candidatus Neomarinimicrobiota bacterium genome contains the following:
- a CDS encoding metal ABC transporter permease: MEYIEILLLPFMAAFVLTGIQVYLGLHIVTRGVIFVDLALAQVAALGMAIGVILGLGHESVAIYFIALLFTILGAGLFTLTREIQRRFTQEAIIGIVYVVSAALMILLLSKLPEGGEHLNHLLVGSILFVSPEVVLKTAGLYALIGLFHYRYREAFLTVSKFPGFESTKDLNTRLWDFIFYVSFGLVVTSAVQIAGILLVFSYLIIPAVAALIYAHGIKRRLIFGWAFGVVGSLLGLFISVLLDLPTGASIVAAFGTLLIFVVLFNKLRQQLD; encoded by the coding sequence ATGGAATATATTGAAATATTATTGCTACCATTTATGGCTGCATTTGTGCTGACTGGTATTCAGGTGTACCTTGGGCTCCATATAGTCACGCGCGGTGTGATCTTCGTTGATTTGGCTTTGGCGCAGGTTGCTGCACTCGGAATGGCCATAGGTGTTATTCTCGGCTTGGGGCACGAATCTGTTGCTATCTATTTCATTGCCTTACTTTTTACAATCTTAGGAGCAGGCTTATTTACCCTAACGAGAGAGATCCAACGGCGATTCACTCAAGAAGCTATCATTGGGATAGTCTATGTAGTCTCAGCTGCTTTGATGATTCTTCTATTATCAAAGTTACCAGAGGGAGGCGAGCACCTGAATCACCTGCTCGTAGGTTCTATCTTGTTTGTATCTCCCGAGGTTGTTTTGAAAACAGCTGGTCTCTATGCATTGATTGGTCTATTTCATTACAGATATCGGGAGGCATTTCTCACTGTATCAAAATTTCCAGGTTTTGAATCAACGAAAGATCTAAATACTCGATTGTGGGATTTTATATTTTATGTCAGTTTTGGACTCGTAGTAACGAGTGCTGTTCAGATAGCTGGAATCCTACTAGTGTTCTCATATCTTATCATTCCAGCAGTCGCTGCTTTGATTTATGCCCATGGCATCAAACGTAGGCTAATATTTGGTTGGGCTTTTGGAGTTGTGGGGAGTCTACTTGGATTATTCATCTCAGTATTATTAGATTTGCCCACCGGAGCGAGTATCGTGGCAGCGTTTGGCACCCTCCTTATTTTTGTGGTATTGTTTAACAAACTTCGCCAACAACTGGATTAG